The following proteins are co-located in the Equus caballus isolate H_3958 breed thoroughbred chromosome 15, TB-T2T, whole genome shotgun sequence genome:
- the MRPL53 gene encoding large ribosomal subunit protein mL53, with amino-acid sequence MAAGLARLGLRSVKQVRVQFCPFEKDVESTRTFLQAVSSEKVRSTNLNCVVIADVRHDGSEPCVDVLFGDGHRLVMRGAHLTAREMLTAFASHIQARSAQASSAAGSGDKPGAGTGS; translated from the exons ATGGCGGCGGGCTTGGCTCGGCTCGGGCTGCGGTCTGTCAAGCAGGTTCGGGTTCAATTCTGCCCCTTCGAGAAGGACGTGGAGTCGACGAG GACCTTCCTCCAGGCGGTGAGCAGCGAGAAGGTGCGCTCCACCAACCTCAACTGCGTGGTGATTGCGGACGTGCGGCACGACGGCTCCGAACCCTGCGTGGACGTGCTTTTCG GAGACGGGCATCGCCTGGTGATGCGCGGCGCCCACCTCACCGCCCGGGAAATGCTCACTGCTTTCGCCTCCCACATCCAGGCCAGGAGCGCCCAGGCCAGTAGCGCGGCGGGGAGCGGGGACAAGCCAGGCGCTGGGACCGGGTCCTGA